Proteins from one Triticum aestivum cultivar Chinese Spring chromosome 7A, IWGSC CS RefSeq v2.1, whole genome shotgun sequence genomic window:
- the LOC123151091 gene encoding probable glutathione S-transferase GSTU6, whose protein sequence is MAGGEELKLLGWWAPGVSPYVLRAQMALAVKGLSYEYLPEDRWCKSDLLIASNPVYKKVPVLIHNGKPICESLLIVEYLDDALGLPGNGKPILPADPYSRALARFWAAYANDKLFPSCAGILKTVKQEERAGKVEETLSGLRHLEAILAECSKGEVEAPFFGGDAIGFLDIALGCYLPWFEAVGRLAGLGPLVDPARTPKLAAWAERFRVAEPVKALLPGVDELEEYITKVLYPKWNIAVTSN, encoded by the exons ATGGCCGGCGGTGAAGAGCTGAAGCTGCTGGGGTGGTGGGCGCCCGGGGTGAGCCCCTACGTGCTCCGCGCACAGATGGCGCTCGCCGTAAAGGGGCTGAGCTACGAATACCTCCCCGAGGACCGCTGGTGCAAGAGCGACCTCCTCATCGCGTCCAACCCCGTGTACAAGAAGGTGCCCGTCCTCATCCACAACGGCAAGCCCATCTGCGAGTCGCTGCTCATCGTGGAGTACCTCGACGACGCCCTCGGCCTTCCCGGCAACGGCAAGCCCATCCTCCCCGCAGACCCCTACAGCCGCGCCCTCGCTCGCTTCTGGGCCGCCTATGCAAACGACAAG CTGTTTCCTTCGTGCGCCGGCATCCTCAAGACAGTGAAGCAGGAGGAGAGAGCTGGTAAGGTGGAGGAGACCCTGTCCGGGCTCCGACACTTGGAAGCTATCCTGGCGGagtgctccaaaggggaggtggaggcgccgttCTTCGGTGGTGACGCCATCGGGTTCCTCGACATCGCGCTCGGGTGCTATCTTCCCTGGTTTGAGGCAGTAGGCCGCCTGGCCGGCTTGGGGCCGCTCGTCGACCCGGCGAGGACGCCGAAACTAGCGGCGTGGGCGGAGCGGTTCAGGGTCGCCGAGCCGGTCAAGGCGCTGCTACCTGGGGTGGACGAGCTGGAGGAGTACATCACTAAGGTGCTTTATCCAAAGTGGAACATAGCGGTCACCAGTAACTAA